One Dromiciops gliroides isolate mDroGli1 chromosome 3, mDroGli1.pri, whole genome shotgun sequence DNA segment encodes these proteins:
- the LOC122750594 gene encoding putative metallothionein MT1DP encodes MDPKCNCKNGGSCTCSGSCKCRSCQCTSSKKNCCSCCPAGCAKCAQGYVCKAPQTKSCSCYH; translated from the coding sequence ATGGACCCCAAATGTAACTGCAAAAATGGTGGCTCTTGCACCTGTTCAGGCTCCTGCAAATGCAGATCGTGCCAGTGCACCTCCTCCAAGAAAAactgctgctcctgctgcccaGCAGGATGTGCCAAGTGTGCCCAGGGCTATGTCTGCAAAGCCCCCCAGACTAAGAGTTGCAGCTGCTACCATTGA